The genome window CAGATTCAGAAAATAGTCTAATTATTTCCCGGGTAATACAAGGACTTGCTGCCGGATTATTTTTCCCGCAAATCAACGCCACAATTATGGATATGTATTCTGGGAAAAGCCTTGGGAAAATCTTCGGAATTCTTGGCTCTGTTATTGGTGTAGGAACTGCCATCGGACCTCTTACAGGAGGACTTTTAATTGAACTGTTCGGAGCTACAAATGGTTGGCGCGCAGTTTTCTTCGTTAACGTACCTTTTGTGTTAGTAACGCTCGTCCTAGCAATGCTTTATCTTCCCAAAAGAACTGTTTCCACGAAAAAAATCAGCTTCGATTTACCTGGAGTTGGGCTACTGACAATTGCACTCTTACTATTACTTTTCCCACTTATTTCAAATGGTGCAAATGATTTCAAACCAGTGGATTACTTTTTAATGGCGCTATCTATTCCACTATTTATTATTCTTTATAAATGGAGCGTCTACCAAGAAAAGAAAGGAAATCAGCCATTAATTGCACCTAATCTTCTTAAAAACAATCAATTTGTTTCAGGTATGCTCTTATCGCTTGTTTACTTTGCTGCTTTTACAAGTATTTTCTTTGTCCTATCTCTAACTTGGCAAACTGGCTTCGACCGGTCTGCTATTTTATCTGGACTTGCTATTAGTCCTTTTGCATTAGGTAGTGTGCTCGCCGCATCTAATAGTTACCGGCTTATTCCACTACTCGGAAGAAAACTCTTAATGCTTGGAGTCACACTCGTTATTGTCGGTCTTGGCACCGTGTCTATTGTTTTCCATTTGAACGACGGCGCTTTCTCTGCTTGGCTTTTATTCTTACCCCTCTTCATCGCTGGCATTGGTAGTGGTTTGACTATTGCACCATTGAATAGTTTTACCCTTTCCACTGTGACTGGTATAGATCGCGGTGGAGCTAGTGGTATGTTTAATACAGCGCAGCGAATTGGTTCGTCCTTTGGGATTGCTGTTGTTGGCTCAGTCTTCTTCCGCACACTTGGAAATACTGCCACTACTTCAAAAGCAAGCGCCTTTTCCGACAGTTTGCAAATGAGCATGTATGTCAATATTGTTCTACTTGTTGTTTGTTTCCTACTTGTATTCCGGTTACCGAAAAATATTTAAAAAAGAGACATGACTTTGCGTTAAAGTCATGTCTCTTTTCTTATGCTAAATAGAAAACTTCTTTTAAATCAACCGCGACCGGGCTGTTATTAGGATTTGATTTCATAATTGGAGCCATATATTCCCACCATTTTTGACAAATTTCTGTTTCTGCTATTTTGTCATAAATGGCTTTATCCTCGACTTCCACATAAGCAAACAATGTATCAGTCTTTTCATCTAGAAATATCGAATAGTTAGCTGCTCCATGTGCTTTTAAAGCCTCTTTCATTTCTGGCCAAAGTTCGTCGTGTCTTTTTTTATATTCTTCTTTATTACCAGGATATAAATACATAATAGATGCCACTCGTTCCATTATTGTTACCTCCTAATTATTTAAATAACCTGCCTTTGCTTCAACGCCAAATCTTTCACCTAGTGCTTTCAATTGTTCATCTGTAATCGCTTGTTTAATACCGCCTTGTGACATCACAATAGTATAAACTTCTGCTGCTTTCTCCGCGGTTTCAATTAATCCAAATGTTTCATCCATTGATTGTCCCGCACC of Listeria monocytogenes contains these proteins:
- the rhaM gene encoding L-rhamnose mutarotase; this encodes MERVASIMYLYPGNKEEYKKRHDELWPEMKEALKAHGAANYSIFLDEKTDTLFAYVEVEDKAIYDKIAETEICQKWWEYMAPIMKSNPNNSPVAVDLKEVFYLA
- a CDS encoding MFS transporter → MEQTNKRNTLALISIMLGAFISLLDTTIVNVALPDITTALHATSETIEWVISGYALAFGLVLILAGRLGDKFGRKNIYIIGITLFLIMSVTAGFADSENSLIISRVIQGLAAGLFFPQINATIMDMYSGKSLGKIFGILGSVIGVGTAIGPLTGGLLIELFGATNGWRAVFFVNVPFVLVTLVLAMLYLPKRTVSTKKISFDLPGVGLLTIALLLLLFPLISNGANDFKPVDYFLMALSIPLFIILYKWSVYQEKKGNQPLIAPNLLKNNQFVSGMLLSLVYFAAFTSIFFVLSLTWQTGFDRSAILSGLAISPFALGSVLAASNSYRLIPLLGRKLLMLGVTLVIVGLGTVSIVFHLNDGAFSAWLLFLPLFIAGIGSGLTIAPLNSFTLSTVTGIDRGGASGMFNTAQRIGSSFGIAVVGSVFFRTLGNTATTSKASAFSDSLQMSMYVNIVLLVVCFLLVFRLPKNI